Within Primulina tabacum isolate GXHZ01 chromosome 5, ASM2559414v2, whole genome shotgun sequence, the genomic segment ATCATAAGCTTCTATTTCTTGAGATTGTACCTCAGACTCTCTTCCCGAACATGTAGCTGTTTCTGAAACTGGTTGCCTCGTTAGATAAAACGGTGATCTATCACTTTCTTCCCCACTTATTTCCACTGGAGCAACAGTTGACTCCAAATCCTTAGGTGCTAAAGATGCTTCAGTGTGACTCGAATCTAAGTCTCTTAGCCCACTAACACTTGGTATCATTTGATTCAAGTATCCTGTAAAAAAGGTATCCTCAAATTCTCTTGAACTTTGATCGGTTAATTTGGTGACGCCCTTCTCGTCTTTGTCCTCCGAAGAACCTTCCTTTCCAGCTATATTTTGTTCAAGTTGGGCCGATGCTGCCCTTTCAAAGTATTTTTCCACATCCTGCTCCAGTATATTGGAACTTGTTAAAGCGTCGGGTGATCTATTACTTTCTTCAACAGTTGGTTCTTCTGAAGTAATTTCACTATACTCCAATGGTGCTACACTTGACTTTGACTCCTTTAGGTCTGGAAAAGGTAGGGAGTCGCTCGAAACCAGATCTTCTTGTCCACTGACATTTAGGTTTCGACTCAAGTTTTCAGTCAGATGGGCAACCTCAGCTTTTCTCAAACTTTGATTGGTAGATTGAGCGACGTCCTTTTCATCTTGTAGTACAGAAGTGGGCCTTTTGAGGGATTTCACATCCTGCTTGGgaaaagtttaattttttatcgTAACCAGAAAGAAGTATGTGAGGCAAAAAAAACCTAACTACAAACTAAAAAATCATTCAAGCACCTTAAATTGACCACTTTCAAATGCACTTATCATTTTCCTCACATTGCTGGGGACTTTCTCCGTGAGATCTGGATCCTTTGAATTTACAATAGGCAATGCCGTTTCAATTTTCTCAGTTGGTGTGGTTTCAGGTACTCGAGACGATTGTGTTTCTGTTACATGTGAAAAAGAGACGAGAGAAGCACCTTGACTGCAATCTGCAGCATTCTAAACAGGAGAGCTTGACTATAAGGTGTAACCCAAAaatatattcaatttatttactTAGTCAATAAACAAGTTACCGAGTGATTATTTCTTAACTGGGGTTTCAATTTCTTGGATGATTTCTTCCTTTTGGTAACTAGACGGTGAGCCAACAAAGGATGCTTCAGAACTCGATGGTGAATCAGCTGGTGAGGCTTCAGCTTCACGGCTCACTACTTCTGTTACGAAATTTGTTTGTGAATCTTGAAAATGAATTAGTCGAAAAATCATCAAACACTTCTCCAAAGAGGAAGCTTTTATAACATTTACTATAAATACCCCAAATGAGAACTAACCCAAGACATTTTGTTCGCTATGACTGGACTTCTCTTCAGAATTACGAGTCGAACTAGTGCTTTCTGAACGATTAAGGTTAATGTTGGAGGCAGTTGCAAGATTCTTTTTCATCGCAGATTCTCTCTTGACACATACAAAAACAGAAGATGATAATCTATTAAGTTCGCGGCTTGCGACTTCTGTTTTCAAACTAAACGTTCTATAAGTTTTATTGATAACTTTTTCTTATTTGTTTCAGCTGCATACCATGAGTTCAGAAGAACAAGATCGAGTTAGCAAGCTTACAATTTGGTGAGAGATGATACAAATGATGATTCTAGTTTATTACAAGATAGGAATTAAATTGTGTTTCTGTTTCTGTTGTAGTGGAAAAGAACATGGGATTGTTATTAAACACATTTGAAATAATTCTAACATTCTTGACAATGATCTAATGTCAGGTCAGACACTCGACTCATTATATCACTCATGTAGACCACGTGGTCTAATAAAATATGCTAGACTTGAGCTATGCAACCAAAACTGCGAATTGGAAGTCAACACATCAGGACACCTTGCTTATTTCTTCAGTATATGCAAGAATGTTTTTCAGACACACTTAGatgacataaaaaaaattcattgcaTAGGAATGAAGAGTGATTCAGAGGTACCACACCATAACACGAATGCGATTTTTCTCTTCCTCGTTCAGGAAAAATCGCAACTTCAAATGTACTTGCCCGCCTCCTTCAAGCGAGAAAATATCATCCCATGTACCCTTCTGAATTATTTGCATGATCCTAATGCCTATATGCGATGAAAAAGCAATCCAAGTGTTACCAGGAAAAATGAATTCGGTAACCTGAGTCTAATTAGCATACTGAAAGATAAATACACCTGTATATGCTATTTCATTTCCTTCTTCATCCACAAGTGTAACAGCCAATTCCTCACTAAGTTTAGCAACAGGACTGTAAAATCAGTACTTTTTTGTTCATCATACTGCCAAAATTTCTAaagaaataacattttaaccAAGTTTAGTGTCATTACAACGAGAAATCTCCCTTGTCCTGAGTCCGGTAACATCTTTTTCCGATAGAAACTAATggtatcaaaataaaaaaaacagtaAAGAAGACAGATAATCGAGGAAACCCTTCagtaaaaaaatacaaaataaaaagttcattaaATTCATATTTAATGCATTATCTAAAAACCCAAATGATTGAATTCTTGCATCCGTGCTGGTTTGAAATACTTACCTTTGACGGATGTTGCAGAAGGGTCTGACGAAGAAGAAATGCCCTTGAATTCCAGAACTACGATAGTAAACCAAGAACACAAGATGGAGTTAAAAAGTAGAAGAAATTTGCAGTGAAATGCAGTTAAATGTTGATACCTGAAACTTGTATGGTTCCCGGCATTGGCTCCAAGAAACTATTACTATGTCGGACTCAACTTTCTTGGAGCTTAAATCAGCTAAATTCTGCATTTAGAAAATCGGAAACGTGACATATAATAAAAATGAGAAGGGATGGGTGTCCGGGTGGATGAGATTGGATGGAATTTAGAAATAAGTGTGCCTTTGATGGGGTCCATTTACTTCAGCCAAATTATTTACAACCTCAAAGTCCTCGAATCTACATCTATATATTTGTCTGATATTGGACATCTCAGCTCTGAAAAGGTCAAAACTATTCTTCCCAAAAAGAAATATTGACTGTACCATAACTTCATTCGTAATAGCTGTAAATAACAAGggtcaaattttaaatttttatccgAGTCTTTTTCTCCGTGTTTTCCCCATTTGATTGACATTGTCGAttaaacatatttatttaataaattattatattattaaacaaaatattcaAACTTGTCTCATGAAATATCaaagaaaataatttgaacACTACTTCAGCTCGAAAAAAGATCGAAAATGATTGATTTTGACTTGAATTCGATAGTTATAGAACCGCCCCGATTCATTATCACCTGGTCAATGACGGAGTGCATTACCTATTTTAGATTAAGCAATCACTCATTTTTGTGATTTTCATAGTTTGGTTCATCACGACTCCATAtatcaagaaaaaaattatcGAATTGCtttatatgttttgaaatttgcgATGGAAAAACTAAGACATTATGAAACAACACATTACAGTCCATAGAAAAGGAAATCACCTCTCTCCATCTGAATCACAAATTTGAAAATACAAAAAAAGTTCGGCTCTCTTAGTTTGAAACAATCGAACACAGTTTGATGGATGCTCCTTGAGTCATATAATCCGAGTATATGACGCCACAGATATAACGAAATCTATATACAGAGGGGGTAATCACAATACAACTAACCGAAGTATGCTCTGTATACAAAGAATGGCCCAACACACTTCAAACACT encodes:
- the LOC142545628 gene encoding uncharacterized protein LOC142545628 isoform X2 translates to MPGTIQVSVLEFKGISSSSDPSATSVKVSIGKRCYRTQDKGDFSFEELAVTLVDEEGNEIAYTGIRIMQIIQKGTWDDIFSLEGGGQVHLKLRFFLNEEEKNRIRVMRESAMKKNLATASNINLNRSESTSSTRNSEEKSSHSEQNVLDSQTNFVTEVVSREAEASPADSPSSSEASFVGSPSSYQKEEIIQEIETPNAADCSQGASLVSFSHVTETQSSRVPETTPTEKIETALPIVNSKDPDLTEKVPSNVRKMISAFESGQFKDVKSLKRPTSVLQDEKDVAQSTNQSLRKAEVAHLTENLSRNLNVSGQEDLVSSDSLPFPDLKESKSSVAPLEYSEITSEEPTVEESNRSPDALTSSNILEQDVEKYFERAASAQLEQNIAGKEGSSEDKDEKGVTKLTDQSSREFEDTFFTGYLNQMIPSVSGLRDLDSSHTEASLAPKDLESTVAPVEISGEESDRSPFYLTRQPVSETATCSGRESEVQSQEIEAYDSSDSSAVEEAENETQTGLEGSKVMDIQGTSDQKPKSLDFDKEEYNSPESSGLWIFPHNLESLCITTAGNQVMKIVELLHIEPNTHQENEVSMESEILEQQHEIREVDIGNMPESGSFPDDSCNRLIGQAIKIAVILGFGLLVLLTQKKEPRKKKSEENDFLCSIPNQIDERTLTV
- the LOC142545628 gene encoding uncharacterized protein LOC142545628 isoform X3, which codes for MPGTIQVSVLEFKGISSSSDPSATSVKVSIGKRCYRTQDKGDFSFPVAKLSEELAVTLVDEEGNEIAYTGIRIMQIIQKGTWDDIFSLEGGGQVHLKLRFFLNEEEKNRIRVMRESAMKKNLATASNINLNRSESTSSTRNSEEKSSHSEQNVLEVVSREAEASPADSPSSSEASFVGSPSSYQKEEIIQEIETPNAADCSQGASLVSFSHVTETQSSRVPETTPTEKIETALPIVNSKDPDLTEKVPSNVRKMISAFESGQFKDVKSLKRPTSVLQDEKDVAQSTNQSLRKAEVAHLTENLSRNLNVSGQEDLVSSDSLPFPDLKESKSSVAPLEYSEITSEEPTVEESNRSPDALTSSNILEQDVEKYFERAASAQLEQNIAGKEGSSEDKDEKGVTKLTDQSSREFEDTFFTGYLNQMIPSVSGLRDLDSSHTEASLAPKDLESTVAPVEISGEESDRSPFYLTRQPVSETATCSGRESEVQSQEIEAYDSSDSSAVEEAENETQTGLEGSKVMDIQGTSDQKPKSLDFDKEEYNSPESSGLWIFPHNLESLCITTAGNQVMKIVELLHIEPNTHQENEVSMESEILEQQHEIREVDIGNMPESGSFPDDSCNRLIGQAIKIAVILGFGLLVLLTQKKEPRKKKSEENDFLCSIPNQIDERTLTV
- the LOC142545628 gene encoding uncharacterized protein LOC142545628 isoform X8, coding for MKKNLATASNINLNRSESTSSTRNSEEKSSHSEQNVLDSQTNFVTEVVSREAEASPADSPSSSEASFVGSPSSYQKEEIIQEIETPNAADCSQGASLVSFSHVTETQSSRVPETTPTEKIETALPIVNSKDPDLTEKVPSNVRKMISAFESGQFKDVKSLKRPTSVLQDEKDVAQSTNQSLRKAEVAHLTENLSRNLNVSGQEDLVSSDSLPFPDLKESKSSVAPLEYSEITSEEPTVEESNRSPDALTSSNILEQDVEKYFERAASAQLEQNIAGKEGSSEDKDEKGVTKLTDQSSREFEDTFFTGYLNQMIPSVSGLRDLDSSHTEASLAPKDLESTVAPVEISGEESDRSPFYLTRQPVSETATCSGRESEVQSQEIEAYDSSDSSAVEEAENETQTGLEGSKVMDIQGTSDQKPKSLDFDKEEYNSPESSGLWIFPHNLESLCITTAGNQVMKIVELLHIEPNTHQENEVSMESEILEQQHEIREVDIGNMPESGSFPDDSCNRLIGQAIKIAVILGFGLLVLLTQKKEPRKKKSEENDFLCSIPNQIDERTLTV
- the LOC142545628 gene encoding uncharacterized protein LOC142545628 isoform X6; its protein translation is MQNLADLSSKKVESDIVIVSWSQCREPYKFQFWNSRAFLLRQTLLQHPSKRESAMKKNLATASNINLNRSESTSSTRNSEEKSSHSEQNVLDSQTNFVTEVVSREAEASPADSPSSSEASFVGSPSSYQKEEIIQEIETPNAADCSQGASLVSFSHVTETQSSRVPETTPTEKIETALPIVNSKDPDLTEKVPSNVRKMISAFESGQFKDVKSLKRPTSVLQDEKDVAQSTNQSLRKAEVAHLTENLSRNLNVSGQEDLVSSDSLPFPDLKESKSSVAPLEYSEITSEEPTVEESNRSPDALTSSNILEQDVEKYFERAASAQLEQNIAGKEGSSEDKDEKGVTKLTDQSSREFEDTFFTGYLNQMIPSVSGLRDLDSSHTEASLAPKDLESTVAPVEISGEESDRSPFYLTRQPVSETATCSGRESEVQSQEIEAYDSSDSSAVEEAENETQTGLEGSKVMDIQGTSDQKPKSLDFDKEEYNSPESSGLWIFPHNLESLCITTAGNQVMKIVELLHIEPNTHQENEVSMESEILEQQHEIREVDIGNMPESGSFPDDSCNRLIGQAIKIAVILGFGLLVLLTQKKEPRKKKSEENDFLCSIPNQIDERTLTV
- the LOC142545628 gene encoding uncharacterized protein LOC142545628 isoform X7 yields the protein MQNLADLSSKKVESDIVIVSWSQCREPYKFQFWNSRAFLLRQTLLQHPSKRESAMKKNLATASNINLNRSESTSSTRNSEEKSSHSEQNVLEVVSREAEASPADSPSSSEASFVGSPSSYQKEEIIQEIETPNAADCSQGASLVSFSHVTETQSSRVPETTPTEKIETALPIVNSKDPDLTEKVPSNVRKMISAFESGQFKDVKSLKRPTSVLQDEKDVAQSTNQSLRKAEVAHLTENLSRNLNVSGQEDLVSSDSLPFPDLKESKSSVAPLEYSEITSEEPTVEESNRSPDALTSSNILEQDVEKYFERAASAQLEQNIAGKEGSSEDKDEKGVTKLTDQSSREFEDTFFTGYLNQMIPSVSGLRDLDSSHTEASLAPKDLESTVAPVEISGEESDRSPFYLTRQPVSETATCSGRESEVQSQEIEAYDSSDSSAVEEAENETQTGLEGSKVMDIQGTSDQKPKSLDFDKEEYNSPESSGLWIFPHNLESLCITTAGNQVMKIVELLHIEPNTHQENEVSMESEILEQQHEIREVDIGNMPESGSFPDDSCNRLIGQAIKIAVILGFGLLVLLTQKKEPRKKKSEENDFLCSIPNQIDERTLTV
- the LOC142545628 gene encoding uncharacterized protein LOC142545628 isoform X4 encodes the protein MPGTIQVSVLEFKGISSSSDPSATSVKVSIGKRCYRTQDKGDFSFPVAKLSEELAVTLVDEEGNEIAYTGIRIMQIIQKGTWDDIFSLEGGGQVHLKLRFFLNEEEKNRIRVMRESAMKKNLATASNINLNRSESTSSTRNSEEKSSHSEQNVLDSQTNFVTEVVSREAEASPADSPSSSEASFVGSPSSYQKEEIIQEIETPNAADCSQGASLVSFSHVTETQSSRVPETTPTEKIETALPIVNSKDPDLTEKVPSNVRKMISAFESGQFKDVKSLKRPTSVLQDEKDVAQSTNQSLRKAEVAHLTENLSRNLNVSGQEDLVSSDSLPFPDLKESKSSVAPLEYSEITSEEPTVEESNRSPDALTSSNILEQDVEKYFERAASAQLEQNIAGKEGSSEDKDEKGVTKLTDQSSREFEDTFFTGYLNQMIPSVSGLRDLDSSHTEASLAPKDLESTVAPVEISGEESDRSPFYLTRQPVSETATCSGRESEVQSQEIEAYDSSDSSAVEEAENETQTGLEGSKVMDIQGTSDQKPKSLDFDKEEYNSPESSGLWIFPHNLESLCITTAGNQVMKIVELLHIEPNTHQENEVSMESEILEQAIKIAVILGFGLLVLLTQKKEPRKKKSEENDFLCSIPNQIDERTLTV
- the LOC142545628 gene encoding uncharacterized protein LOC142545628 isoform X1, giving the protein MPGTIQVSVLEFKGISSSSDPSATSVKVSIGKRCYRTQDKGDFSFPVAKLSEELAVTLVDEEGNEIAYTGIRIMQIIQKGTWDDIFSLEGGGQVHLKLRFFLNEEEKNRIRVMRESAMKKNLATASNINLNRSESTSSTRNSEEKSSHSEQNVLDSQTNFVTEVVSREAEASPADSPSSSEASFVGSPSSYQKEEIIQEIETPNAADCSQGASLVSFSHVTETQSSRVPETTPTEKIETALPIVNSKDPDLTEKVPSNVRKMISAFESGQFKDVKSLKRPTSVLQDEKDVAQSTNQSLRKAEVAHLTENLSRNLNVSGQEDLVSSDSLPFPDLKESKSSVAPLEYSEITSEEPTVEESNRSPDALTSSNILEQDVEKYFERAASAQLEQNIAGKEGSSEDKDEKGVTKLTDQSSREFEDTFFTGYLNQMIPSVSGLRDLDSSHTEASLAPKDLESTVAPVEISGEESDRSPFYLTRQPVSETATCSGRESEVQSQEIEAYDSSDSSAVEEAENETQTGLEGSKVMDIQGTSDQKPKSLDFDKEEYNSPESSGLWIFPHNLESLCITTAGNQVMKIVELLHIEPNTHQENEVSMESEILEQQHEIREVDIGNMPESGSFPDDSCNRLIGQAIKIAVILGFGLLVLLTQKKEPRKKKSEENDFLCSIPNQIDERTLTV
- the LOC142545628 gene encoding uncharacterized protein LOC142545628 isoform X5, yielding MPGTIQVSVLEFKGISSSSDPSATSVKVSIGKRCYRTQDKGDFSFPVAKLSEELAVTLVDEEGNEIAYTGIRIMQIIQKGTWDDIFSLEGGGQVHLKLRFFLNEEEKNRIRVMRESAMKKNLATASNINLNRSESTSSTRNSEEKSSHSEQNVLDSQTNFVTEVVSREAEASPADSPSSSEASFVGSPSSYQKEEIIQEIETPNAADCSQGASLVSFSHVTETQSSRVPETTPTEKIETALPIVNSKDPDLTEKVPSNVRKMISAFESGQFKDVKSLKRPTSVLQDEKDVAQSTNQSLRKAEVAHLTENLSRNLNVSGQEDLVSSDSLPFPDLKESKSSVAPLEYSEITSEEPTVEESNRSPDALTSSNILEQDVEKYFERAASAQLEQNIAGKEGSSEDKDEKGVTKLTDQSSREFEDTFFTGYLNQMIPSVSGLRDLDSSHTEASLAPKDLESTVAPVEISGEESDRSPFYLTRQPVSETATCSGRESEVQSQEIEAYDSSDSSAVEEAENETQTGLEGSKVMDIQGTSDQKPKSLDFDKEEYNSPESSGLWIFPHNLESLCITTAGNQVMKIVELLHIEPNTHQENEVSMESEILEQQHEIREVDIGNMPESGSFPDDSCNRLIGQVML
- the LOC142545628 gene encoding uncharacterized protein LOC142545628 isoform X9; its protein translation is MKKNLATASNINLNRSESTSSTRNSEEKSSHSEQNVLEVVSREAEASPADSPSSSEASFVGSPSSYQKEEIIQEIETPNAADCSQGASLVSFSHVTETQSSRVPETTPTEKIETALPIVNSKDPDLTEKVPSNVRKMISAFESGQFKDVKSLKRPTSVLQDEKDVAQSTNQSLRKAEVAHLTENLSRNLNVSGQEDLVSSDSLPFPDLKESKSSVAPLEYSEITSEEPTVEESNRSPDALTSSNILEQDVEKYFERAASAQLEQNIAGKEGSSEDKDEKGVTKLTDQSSREFEDTFFTGYLNQMIPSVSGLRDLDSSHTEASLAPKDLESTVAPVEISGEESDRSPFYLTRQPVSETATCSGRESEVQSQEIEAYDSSDSSAVEEAENETQTGLEGSKVMDIQGTSDQKPKSLDFDKEEYNSPESSGLWIFPHNLESLCITTAGNQVMKIVELLHIEPNTHQENEVSMESEILEQQHEIREVDIGNMPESGSFPDDSCNRLIGQAIKIAVILGFGLLVLLTQKKEPRKKKSEENDFLCSIPNQIDERTLTV